The segment aatcagcatttttgaacaaatcgattgaatgaataattcaatgactcaccgATAAATTTTCAGCTGCTTGTTTGAATGCTGAATGAATCATGGTTTTTGATCAAATCGTTTGAATAAATAATTCAGTGAGTCACTCCTTAAAACAGTCACTTGCCGCCACCTAGAGGCGTAACAATGTTACCTTCAGAAAGAGCCATTACAAAATCCACACCAGTAATTTGCCATCTGACAGTCTGTGTgggacaaattttgaaaaagtcCTAGGGTTGTCCGACCAATCAGATTGGAGGACAGGTAACTGTATTATCAATATATCAATATGTATGCATTTttcacacacaggtttgttttgctaacaaagtgaggacattccataggcgtaatggtttttatactgtacaaactataAATtttatccccctacactacccctacccctacccctaaacctacccatcacagaagacattctgcatttttacatttttttaataaaacattgtttaatatatttttaaagctattttaaatataaggactcatgaaatgtcgtaataccagtgtaataccgtaatacccatgtcattatacaaatttgtgtcctcacacacacacacacacacacacacacacacacacacacacacacacacacacacacacacacacacacagaatcaGTTCTTTCAGTTACTTATAACACACTAATGCAAGATGCATTTACTTGTCATTCACATTGTTTTATAGCTCTTGCATAACAAGTTAGCATGAAGTGATAATTATATGACTCAAAATAAATGCTCTCTGTCACAATAGTACAAATGGCACAAAGTAGGCAGACTGCTATAGAATAATTACAAATCTGTATTGTTAAAGTGCTTATATTGAAAGAAAGAGACAAACACGTCTATGTTCAGAGTTTCATCAAATGCCGATATGCACAATGTTTTGTGACAAACATCAAACAATGTCATCCAGTCAGAAGATATAAAAACAGATTTATGACGTAAAACAAATGAGTCATTCAGCATAGGATGTTTACAATATATGCAAATATGCAGAAaatgttcatgctttcatgtgCAGATGTTTCTGTGTCTGTCTTTGAGGTTCGTGATCACTTTGCACAATCTCCTAACAGACTGATGTATTAATTTTcattcacatttttgttttggtgtctgattttttttttttttttttaatgtttcttaaACCTAGATATAATATTCCCATATCTGCTACAAaataaagtagaaaaatattacaaagcacCAATAGCAAATAATCTACAATAAAACTGGAAACAAATAtagacaaataaacacaaataaacagtTGCATCTGGGTGTCATATGTAAAACTAAACAAGAACTTGCTGATTATaagacaaataataataataaaaaatgtatgaaatgtatttatttgattacatAAAATTggatataataattttattataattaattatgtaatttattataattcatatagtattatataaatataataatactcaaatatttacttatttatttattttgctgttgcttgagtaatttattataatttctaATGGTTTGGAAACTGATGGTGTTACAGTGCTCTCCAGTATTGGCTGAGCTTGGCCTTAGTGCCTTGGGCATATTGTCCTCCTTTTCTTGGCTATCTATCATGATTTCTCTTGCCAGTGTGCAGCATGTAAATCAATAATTTATGACATATTACCTTATGCCTGAAGGTGCTTTGTAATTGCAATTTAAGCTGGTTCTTAATATTACAATGAGTCATGAATTAAGTCTCAAATTTCGCTTTGCCAAGCAGCAGTCAGTAAATAAACAAGAGGAACGGATAAGCAAAATAAACACCAAAGCAATCTGGGAAAAatcaaatgtttctttttttttcttttaaggtCCCTGTTGACGCTTTCTTTACCCCTGCAtatgtatgttttatatatacatatgtatactGTACATATTGGAGCTACTTGCGCCTCCTAGTGGCCGATTATGATTAGAACAACTGCTTTTGTCAATGCCAGAAACTTTAATTACAGAAACTGTACATAAATCtgattttattatgtttatttacCTCTCATTTAGCCTGCTACAAATTAATGTTAACACCATTATAAGcctatatagaaaaataataaacaaggGCAAACAGAAccgtgttgttgttgttgttcttcttcttcttcttcttcttcttcataaTTCAAGATGAAAGGCCATACAATAtcataagtaaataaaacaagcatGAAGTCATATCTTTACAactgttttaaaacaaagtaaGAGACGCGTTAGAACACACACAGCAATAGTTCATAAATAGATTAAATAAAagcaataattaatttaaagaaataaaacgtaaaatatcttacaatatcaaaaataaacaaaaaaaggcCATAAATTCCAtcttaaaacaacatttatcaAGCAGTGATAAACGCAAGTCggtaaataacaataaaatgttattgttgttattaaaaaaaataaaataaataaaaataataataataataatgtatttgaCTAGCAGAGGAAAATATCTACTCACTCATGTCTGGTGACGTCGAATTCCACGCAGAGCTCACACACTCTCaccaagcacacacacacacacacacacacacacacacacacacacacacacacatacataggcGCGCGCTCCTGGTGGGAGTGAGTGAGCAAGCGCGGAGTCCATCTCTCTCACTCTGAAGCTCGCTCGCATAGCGCTCAGTTATCCCGCGCATCACGCACCGTCAAGTTGACTGTCGCCATGCAGGATCACAGGCGTAAAGTTGCTTTCGTGTGAATATCTCTCGCGCTGCAGGTGAAAAGGACAGTTTAAGCTCCGAGACTCAGAACTGTGGGTGCCTCGGATGCGCTTCAAACTGCTGCATGAATGCTTGCTTATTAGCCCGGGATTTCACTATCACTGCGAGGGACGACGATGCGTTCGGTCCGGCAGCGTTCACAGTGCGCTCGGTGATGGATGCCTTCTCCATTCCGCCTTTTGGGAATTAAGGAGGGTCAATGGAGAGCTGTGCGCTTTTGTGCGCCTTTTAAAAATCTTCTTTGGGGCTGTGCATGCCTGTTTTGAGATTTGCACATTAATGCTGGGGCTTTCGGCATTATTGCTGTAAaaatgctgaacaacattctCTTGCTGAGCATTTTAACAGTCACCAGTTTCCCTTCAAAGACAGACAGCCGCAAAACTTCCAAAGACATTTGCAAGAACCGGTGCTCCTGCGAGGAAAAGGAGAACGCGTTGAATATCAATTGTGAAAACAAGGGTTTTACCACGGTCATTCAGTTCCAGCCTCCGCAAAACAAAATCAGCCAGCTCTTTCTGAATGGAAACTTTCTCACCAAGATAAGCCCGAACGAATTCTTCAATTATGGTAATGTAACATCTCTTCATTTGGGTAATAATGGCTTGCAGGAGATCAAAACAGGGGCATTCAATGGGTTAAAAAACTTGAAGCGTCTTCATCTCAATAATAATAACTTGGAGATCATAAGAGAGGACACTTTTTCTGGTTTGGAGAGTTTGGAGTATTTGCAAGCTGATTATAATTACATTAGTGCCATAGAGGCAGGGGCTTTCAACAAACTGAATAAACTCAAAGTCCTGATACTCAACGACAACCTTTTGCTCTCTCTACCTAACAACATATTCCGCTTTGTCATGTTGACGCATTTGGATTTAAGGGGAAACCGACTGAAGATGCTGCCGTTTGCTGGTGTTCTAGAGCATATAGGTGGAATAATGGAGATTCAGCTGGAAGAGAACCCGTGGAATTGCACTTGTGATTTGATACCCCTGAAAGCCTGGCTGGATACAATTTCGGTCTTTGTGGGGGATATCGTGTGTGAGACACCGTTCAGACTGCACGGCAAAGACGTCACGCAGCTGATCAAGCAAGACCTTTGCCCCAGGCGCAATCCTGGAGACGCAAGTCATCGTGCGATGCAGCCGCCGTCTGATTCACAATATCAGGGTCCGTCTCCAACCCTGCGGCCTCGAGTCACACCGACAAGAGCCCCCAAGGCCTCCCGCCCCCCCAAAATGAGATACCGCCCCACTCCTCGTGTCACGTCCAGAGACAAACACGTATTCGGGCCTATCATGGTCTACCAGACGCGCTCACCTGTCCCAATGACATGCCCGAGCGTTTGCGTGTGCACGTCGCAAAATTCCGACAGTGGATTAAACATCAATTGCCAGGAGCGCAAGCTTCAGAACATCTCTGAACTTCAACCCAAACCATCGTATCCAAAGAAACTGCATTTAACAGGTAACTATTTGCAGACCATATACAGAACGGATCTGACAGAATACAGCTCCCTTGAGCTCCTGCACTTAGGGAATAACAGAATAGCAATCATTCAGGACGGAGCCTTCGAGAATCTCACAAGTTTACGGAGGCTCTATCTGAATGGCAACTACATTGAAAGCCTGTCCCAGTCTTTATTCTCTGGGCTGCAGAGCTTGCAATATCTCTACCTGGAATACAACATCATTAAAGAGATTTTACCCCACACCTTCAACTCGCTGCACAATCTGCAGCTATTGTTCCTTAATAATAACCTGCTGAGATCCCTTCCTGACAATGTGTTTGGAGGTACCATGCTGACAAGGCTTAATCTAAGAAACAATCATTTTTCCCATCTCCCAGTGCGTGGCGTGCTGGACCAGCTCTCTGCCTTCATTCAGATCGACCTCCAGGAGAATCCGTGGGACTGCACCTGCGACATTGTGGAGCTCAAGAACTGGATGGAGCTGTCCAGCACCAGCGTAGTGGTGAATGAGATCACATGTGACTCACCATCCAAGCATGCGGGCCGGCTCTTGCGCTCCCTCCGAAACGATGCCATCTGCCCAGAGACTGATGAGGTTCCTGTGACTAAACCCCCGACTGTTGAGAGCTCGAGCACCGAGGCGACCCCTTCTTCTGCCGTAACCCCTACGGACAGAATGCCCGAGATGCCTCCAGAGGTGCCCTTGTCCGTTCTCATCTTGGGCCTACTCGTCGTGTTCATTCTGTCCGTGTGCTTCGGGGCAGGATTGTTCGTGTTTGTCCTCAAACGTCGCAAGGGAGTGGAGAACGTTCCCTCAGGCACCAATAACCATTTGGACTTGAACTCCTTCCAAGTGCAGTATGGCTCGTACAATGCAGATGCCAACGCGGATAAAACCGAAAACCACGTGTACAACTACATCCCTCCGCCGGTGGGTCAGATGTGTCAGAACCCCATCTACATGCAGAAAGAGAGCGAGCAGGTGGCCTATTATCGGAACCTGAAGGAGTTGAGCTTCAGCACTCTTGATCCCAAGAAGGAGGAGCTTGATCGAAGCCCAGCTTTCACCATAAGCACAGTGGAGTTCATCGATAAGCAACCGTGCGCCAACCGTGAACCGGAACTGCTTTATCAGAACATTGTGGAGAGAGCAAAAGATCTGCCCCAGTCTGGGCCACTCAGCTATAACTTTTGCACTTTACCCAAAAAATCCTTCATCCCACCCTACGAAACCGCCCGGCGACACAACCAGGATCGATTAAACAAAACTGTTCTCTACGGGACCCCCAGAAAATATGCTGCACAGTCCAAAAACGAGCATCCTTTGCTATCCAACAAGCTTAAAACTGAGCCGGACTACCTCGAAGTTTTGGAGAAACAAACTGCGATGAGTCAGTTGTAAGACTGAGTCCCTGTAAAACTGTATCATCTGTGTATTCAACCACAAGAGACATAATAATAACACCACCACAGACCTAAGCCTTCCATCTTCTTTTAGAGGCTGTATACATACCCGCAATTTAAAGATGATATATTATTTTCTCTaaggtttaaattatttctTCTACTTGAAACGTAAAGACTGTAGCAGTTGTCGCAAGAATATGTATAGCTTACAGCTCCATGCTTTTTtgtaatatgaaatatattttctctCAGACGACAGGGTTGTTGAAATGACATTCCTGTAGAACATGTTGGATGGTGAGTGCAACACAAATTCCTGGTTCCAGAAGTGCCTTTGCACTTGAAGAATTTTATCTCCGCTTTCTGCTAATCGAATTTTTATAAGTGCTGTATTTTAAGACTCTTTATGTAAAATAGAATTATTTGTCCATTGCATTAAacggaaaaaaaagtcaaatggTACTCTAGTGTTGGGAGAATattgttttccatgttttacgGTTCTAAAATCAGGTGATTTCAGCTTAAATTGAATTATGTTTCCTATGCATTCTGTGATGGATGTGGATTGTGCAGTATTCTGCAGTATGCCTGATCTTTTTTAGcggcaatgtgtgtgtgtgtgtgtgtaggctcAGCATATATAGTACTTGTATTTGCCTAGTTTCTATGTCATGAAGCATGGTCAAATGGTGCAGAAAATTATTTGATAATTTCTATTTGCCtgaatttttttgtttacataCCGTGGCACATCGACTTGCTTGCTGTAGCACCTGATCTATTATTCCTTATGCGTTCACTCATTAATTTCTAAATTTAAATCAGATCGTCTTTGACTGTGGACATAACGGTTGCTGTCCAAGGTGCTAAAATGAGTTTGCGTCGGCTGGTAGAGATATATTGATGAATTTCTAAATATGCCTTATTGTAGATGAGTTAAATACTTGAAAAATGATGCAGCAGTTTCCTGCGCCATAAATCAGATGAGTGTTATTGTTTCCTATCAGCACAGAAATAGGGTTTatgcatttttgtatttatttttaatttgtttatttgcttGTTTACTCATGTAAAGAGGGCTCCATATCATTGCTGTACTCATAAACTCTGGTGTATATTACGTACATGCATCCCATTCATAATTCATtaccttttaaaaatgtttgcaacCTATTTGAGCAGTttgatttcaaatgtttttgccctatagaaaaaaaaaaaaagaaagaaagagtgcACTGGCTACAGTGCTTGATGTGAGAGAATGTTTTTTATCCACTTTCAAATGGAGTGATTTCCTTTGCGTGGTACAATGAGCCTCTGTGTGGCTGTTTCCTGGTGTGGCTGAGAATGGGCAAGCCGCACATGCCTTGCACATCAATGAGAGGCTTGACCAGCAGAACACTTGCTGCTCTAGATGGAGACGTCATGCTTTGATTTGAAATAAATTGTGAGCTCTAATCGGTTTACGCAGAATGAGAGGGAGCAAGGCTGTTTCATTGATGCTGATGTATCGAGTTCATTATATATACAGCTGGTTCCAGTATAGTTTatgcgcttttttttttttttaattgcgtGCATGCAGTTTTGCTTATGCATTTGCAATTCATAAGTCTGGGAAGTGTGCAATCAGTCTTTTGCATGCAATTTGAGCTGTGAGAGtacattacaaatatatatttccaGAGCATTATGATAACTTCCTTATTGCTGTGTGGAGGCTGGGATAAAGGAATACTGACTGATTGAAGAGAAAGTTTTGAAGCCCAAGATCCCCGGCAGTGCTGCAGTACTTTGATGCCACTGGCAGTGAATTATGTCGAGCAGTTTGAAGGTAGTTGGCTCCAGATTCAAATCGATGGGAATGATGCTAGGTGCTGGCTGCTGGGGGCTTGTCCTCAAGCCGTTCTTACTCACTTCAGCTATGCTCTCAGGCAGCTTCCAAGTTCTCCTAAACGAATCTCCTCTTCCCTCATCGCAACTTTGGTTTATGGATAGATGATTTTCAGAAAAGTATTTTTTGCAGGTTCCGGACTGTAATAATATATTCATGATGGAGCTTTGATTCAGAGTCAGTCAGTATCCAGATCTCTTGAGTAACTGCTTGGCCTGAAGGCACATTCATTTTCTTGAAAGGCTGTGACGTCTGAACTGGAATATTGCAGCAAATTGCCAGTAGATATGCTTTATGATTGACTTGCTCTCATTATTAGGTGCATTATGTAATATAGAAGGGCAACCATtttcattctttaaaaatacaatttatgtagatgttaaaaaaaatattattatgttaaatattacaaatatatatatatatatatatatatatatatatatatatatata is part of the Megalobrama amblycephala isolate DHTTF-2021 linkage group LG23, ASM1881202v1, whole genome shotgun sequence genome and harbors:
- the slitrk2 gene encoding SLIT and NTRK-like protein 2 isoform X1, with amino-acid sequence MLNNILLLSILTVTSFPSKTDSRKTSKDICKNRCSCEEKENALNINCENKGFTTVIQFQPPQNKISQLFLNGNFLTKISPNEFFNYGNVTSLHLGNNGLQEIKTGAFNGLKNLKRLHLNNNNLEIIREDTFSGLESLEYLQADYNYISAIEAGAFNKLNKLKVLILNDNLLLSLPNNIFRFVMLTHLDLRGNRLKMLPFAGVLEHIGGIMEIQLEENPWNCTCDLIPLKAWLDTISVFVGDIVCETPFRLHGKDVTQLIKQDLCPRRNPGDASHRAMQPPSDSQYQGPSPTLRPRVTPTRAPKASRPPKMRYRPTPRVTSRDKHVFGPIMVYQTRSPVPMTCPSVCVCTSQNSDSGLNINCQERKLQNISELQPKPSYPKKLHLTGNYLQTIYRTDLTEYSSLELLHLGNNRIAIIQDGAFENLTSLRRLYLNGNYIESLSQSLFSGLQSLQYLYLEYNIIKEILPHTFNSLHNLQLLFLNNNLLRSLPDNVFGGTMLTRLNLRNNHFSHLPVRGVLDQLSAFIQIDLQENPWDCTCDIVELKNWMELSSTSVVVNEITCDSPSKHAGRLLRSLRNDAICPETDEVPVTKPPTVESSSTEATPSSAVTPTDRMPEMPPEVPLSVLILGLLVVFILSVCFGAGLFVFVLKRRKGVENVPSGTNNHLDLNSFQVQYGSYNADANADKTENHVYNYIPPPVGQMCQNPIYMQKESEQVAYYRNLKELSFSTLDPKKEELDRSPAFTISTVEFIDKQPCANREPELLYQNIVERAKDLPQSGPLSYNFCTLPKKSFIPPYETARRHNQDRLNKTVLYGTPRKYAAQSKNEHPLLSNKLKTEPDYLEVLEKQTAMSQL
- the slitrk2 gene encoding SLIT and NTRK-like protein 2 isoform X2 codes for the protein MLNNILLLSILTVTSFPSKTDSRKTSKDICKNRCSCEEKENALNINCENKGFTTVIQFQPPQNKISQLFLNGNFLTKISPNEFFNYGNVTSLHLGNNGLQEIKTGAFNGLKNLKRLHLNNNNLEIIREDTFSGLESLEYLQADYNYISAIEAGAFNKLNKLKVLILNDNLLLSLPNNIFRFVMLTHLDLRGNRLKMLPFAGVLEHIGGIMEIQLEENPWNCTCDLIPLKAWLDTISVFVGDIVCETPFRLHGKDVTQLIKQDLCPRRNPGDASHRAMQPPSDSQYQGPSPTLRPRVTPTRAPKASRPPKMRYRPTPRVTSRDKHVFGPIMVYQTRSPVPMTCPSVCVCTSQNSDSGLNINCQERKLQNISELQPKPSYPKKLHLTVRGVLDQLSAFIQIDLQENPWDCTCDIVELKNWMELSSTSVVVNEITCDSPSKHAGRLLRSLRNDAICPETDEVPVTKPPTVESSSTEATPSSAVTPTDRMPEMPPEVPLSVLILGLLVVFILSVCFGAGLFVFVLKRRKGVENVPSGTNNHLDLNSFQVQYGSYNADANADKTENHVYNYIPPPVGQMCQNPIYMQKESEQVAYYRNLKELSFSTLDPKKEELDRSPAFTISTVEFIDKQPCANREPELLYQNIVERAKDLPQSGPLSYNFCTLPKKSFIPPYETARRHNQDRLNKTVLYGTPRKYAAQSKNEHPLLSNKLKTEPDYLEVLEKQTAMSQL